In Podospora pseudoanserina strain CBS 124.78 chromosome 5, whole genome shotgun sequence, a single window of DNA contains:
- a CDS encoding hypothetical protein (EggNog:ENOG503PX54; COG:S), with the protein MRALTKQLILQTLSVSLLAFHKVSSDAIMPAYLAAPPDISTQKLAGAFGYGGPTKGFILLSHAIIAAIAQIRFVSWFTNKMGPLQAYRVVLCAYPVVYTVTPFLPGTLSDVQHIGTNAGRSGVVVQRCVVIDWVHLLDHFPNVSSLEPIAQRLHLVAWRDR; encoded by the exons ATGAGAGCCTTGACCAAGCAGCTCATCCTCCAGACTTTATCCGTCTCTCTCCTGGCCTTCCACAAAGTCTCTTCAGATGCCATCATGCCTGCCTACCTCGCGGCTCCCCCAGACATTTCAACACAGAAGCTGGCCGGTGCTTTCGGGTACGGTGGTCCAACAAAAGGCTTTATACTCTTGTCTCATGCCATAATTGCAGCCATCGCCCAAATACGGTTCGTGTCGTGGTTTACCAACAAGATGGGGCCACTCCAGGCATACCGTGTCGTGCTCTGCGCCTACCCGGTCGTCTACACCGTTACACCATTTCTGCCTGGGACTCTCAGTGACGTCCAGCACATTGGCACTAATGCTGGTCGTTCTGGAGTTGTGGTTCAACGTTGTGTTGTCATCGATTGGGTACATTTGCTCGACCATTTT CCGAACGTTTCCTCGCTCGAACCAATAGCGCAGCGGCTCCATTTGGTTGCCTGGCGCGATCGGTAG